Proteins encoded within one genomic window of Triticum aestivum cultivar Chinese Spring chromosome 2D, IWGSC CS RefSeq v2.1, whole genome shotgun sequence:
- the LOC123048880 gene encoding uncharacterized protein: MAVAAIALTLLLVSVAPAAVTCSEELAAVLRCHPAPALTDAFRATVLPLLAALPSAAAPTGFASLHSDGAFARGVCFGDSTTLPSGFECARCLSDAARNLTAGCGAASHRAGILSQRCSLWYADTNFSSPGEDAFLARFRLALPASSDSETSTGVYSAGLHEELRARRHGAALGRKALQAGDAVQHARGSQNHRGERLRLRLRRREKHGPCAGALRRRPHGGGLRPVRAALGGGHGLGPRRGLRRWWRGGRGGGLQLPRSVRGLHRTGAA, translated from the coding sequence ATGGCGGTTGCAGCGATCGCCCTCACTCTCCTCCTCGTCTCCGTGGCGCCGGCCGCCGTCACCTGTAGCGAGGAGCTTGCTGCAGTGCTCCGGTGCCACCCGGCGCCGGCGCTCACGGACGCATTCCGCGCCACCGTCCTGCCCCTCCTCGCCGCCCTCCCCTCCGCAGCCGCGCCGACAGGCTTCGCCTCCCTGCACTCCGACGGCGCGTTCGCCCGGGGGGTCTGCTTCGGCGACTCCACCACGCTGCCTTCAGGCTTCGAGTGCGCCCGGTGCCTGTCCGACGCCGCCAGGAACCTCACCGCCGGATGCGGTGCCGCCAGCCACCGAGCCGGCATCTTGAGCCAGCGCTGCTCGCTCTGGTACGCCGACACAAACTTCTCTTCGCCCGGCGAGGACGCCTTCCTAGCGCGCTTCCGCCTCGCGCTCCCTGCTTCTTCTGACTCTGAGACCAGCACCGGGGTCTACTCCGCCGGCCTGCACGAGGAGCTCCGAGCTCGTCGCCATGGTGCAGCGCTCGGCCGGAAGGCTCTCCAGGCCGGCGATGCCGTCCAACACGCGCGTGGTTCACAAAACCATCGTGGAGAGAGGCTGCGGCTACGACTACGCCGTCGTGAGAAGCACGGTCCATGTGCGGGTGCATTGCGCCGGCGACCTCACGGCGGCGGACTGCGGCCGGTGCGTGCAGCACTCGGTGGAGGCCATGGGCTGGGACCTCGACGTGGCCTGCGGCGATGGTGGCGCGGCGGCCGCGGTGGTGGGCTTCAACTGCCACGTTCAGTTCGAGGTCTCCACCGCACTGGTGCCGCGTAG